The Megalopta genalis isolate 19385.01 chromosome 8, iyMegGena1_principal, whole genome shotgun sequence sequence CAAGAACTCCTTCATCTCTTGGTCCTTGACTTTCGACGTGGGCAGAGGCTTGAAATTCGTGTAGTCATTGAAGTTGATGGTCGTCCGTTCCGTGGACGTGGTCGACTGGTCGAGCTTCGACGTCTGCAGACCGAATCGCTGGAACAACAGCTGCACGTCCGGCGTCAGATTCTCCACGCCTTTCCTGATCTCGGACCCCGGCCCGTTGAACGTGTTCTGATCGAGGATGGACGCGGGATCGGGACCGGTGGAAGACAAACTGGACACCGGATTGTACTGTAATCCGTTCGTGTCGGCTATCTGCAACTTGTTCTCGATGAtctccttgttcttcttgtagaCGTCCTCCACGTTGCTACGGTTGTCCGGCCTGAGGCCAATGGAAGCCAACAGGTCCATGACCTCCGGTCTCATCGGCATCGTCGTCGTGCCGGTCGGCGTGACCGCTCGGAAGCCTGCCGAGTTGATCGAGTAGGTCGAGCTGTACTTCGCTTTCGAGGTCGCGCCCGTCGGCACGGCCGTGACGTACAGAGCTGTCGGCCTCTCGGTGGTCGTGACGAATGCCTCGGCCACCTTGGGATCCGTAGACATTGCTTCCGCTGGCAGAAGAGGAAGACCCAGTTTCGCATCTTCGAGATCTGTGTTAATAGTTGGCAGGAACGGGACCTTATCGAACTTGGACGGCATGGTTGGCTTCAGGGTACTACTCGGCGGCGCGTTGTACTGCCATTGGTTCGACGATAGGACGTTGTGGCTGGTCTTGGAAGTCCCGTGATCGATCGTGACACCTCGGGTGCCTGATTTCGTGGTGGGCAGCTCGGTGATGCTGGTGCTGTAGACGATCTCTAGGCCCGCGTTCTTGTTCCCGTTACTCTTGTAAACCGGATACCTGGCCGCCGTTGTCCTCTCGGTCGACAACGCGTTCTTCTGAAGGTTCTCGAGGTTGAAGGTGAACCTGACCGGCGCGGAATCTAGCCGCAGCGTCTCCTTTAATGGCACCTTCGTGTGCACTTCCGAGTACGTCTCCCGGTGGTTCTTGTACTGATTCTTCAGGGACTGTTGATCGCTCGGTTTGTACGTGACCTGATTGGACACCAGGTTCTCGTCTGCGGAAGGGAGCGAAAGATCGATGATGGTCTCCTTCCTGTCTTCGTTGTCTTCGGCGTTGTCCTTTGGCTGATCCGGCGGTATTTGCGTCTTCGAAGGTTGCTCGATTTTACGCTCTTCCTCCCATTTTAGAGGGAACGTTTTGGGGACTTCTTCGACTTTGGCTTGGTCATTGGGTGACTTTAACGAGTCCGGAATCATTTGTACTATCGGCGGCTTCGTGTACAGGTCGTTCAGGTTTCCAGTGGAGTCAGCACCACTGTACGGCAGGACGACCATTAGTGCTCTTTGATACAGTTTCCTAGCCTTCTCGATCTTCTCTTGGTCTCTCAAGCTATTCAAATCCTGCGACGTGATGTTATGAAGGTATCTCACTATCTCCGGCCGCGTCAGCCTGGGCAGCCTCGGGTCTGCTCGAAGCTGGCGTTCAACCTCCTCGATCGTACGGTTGATCGAGCTCTCGATATCCATTTCCGACGGGAGATCATTGTCCTGGCCGTGACCCAGCCCGAGGACGAGCAGCAGGAAGAAAACCGCAAGCTGCGCAGACAATCGTTTCATTCAGATTGAGGACAGTCGGGACTGACATTCCAGCCAACAGCAATCCGCGTAATTGAATCTC is a genomic window containing:
- the LOC117227796 gene encoding uncharacterized protein LOC117227796 isoform X1, producing the protein MLAVFFLLLVLGLGHGQDNDLPSEMDIESSINRTIEEVERQLRADPRLPRLTRPEIVRYLHNITSQDLNSLRDQEKIEKARKLYQRALMVVLPYSGADSTGNLNDLYTKPPIVQMIPDSLKSPNDQAKVEEVPKTFPLKWEEERKIEQPSKTQIPPDQPKDNAEDNEDRKETIIDLSLPSADENLVSNQVTYKPSDQQSLKNQYKNHRETYSEVHTKVPLKETLRLDSAPVRFTFNLENLQKNALSTERTTAARYPVYKSNGNKNAGLEIVYSTSITELPTTKSGTRGVTIDHGTSKTSHNVLSSNQWQYNAPPSSTLKPTMPSKFDKVPFLPTINTDLEDAKLGLPLLPAEAMSTDPKVAEAFVTTTERPTALYVTAVPTGATSKAKYSSTYSINSAGFRAVTPTGTTTMPMRPEVMDLLASIGLRPDNRSNVEDVYKKNKEIIENKLQIADTNGLQYNPVSSLSSTGPDPASILDQNTFNGPGSEIRKGVENLTPDVQLLFQRFGLQTSKLDQSTTSTERTTINFNDYTNFKPLPTSKVKDQEMKEFLARFGLGDGRKSKSMRGTTEAPSVIEAVPGSMRTVLENMGLIFTTARPAKNTPKAVRDMESTATSTYHVFKPHETKVGDERQRVKINELLDTVKLVQEGKADIQNVKKVANDLLEATRTLKDGPDPLKLEEIIKTYHEDVRNEIKRQQETETTTAGTTERTSTPSSSNATESVEATSDSENAATDQKDVATATTTEVTGSSSNLMALEESFGGTTSAPDVSLPPKRKSGLYFLVDWNTFLEVGEDEKEKVNLRFQPKVGDRTRFLPVTVP
- the LOC117227796 gene encoding uncharacterized protein LOC117227796 isoform X2, coding for MDIESSINRTIEEVERQLRADPRLPRLTRPEIVRYLHNITSQDLNSLRDQEKIEKARKLYQRALMVVLPYSGADSTGNLNDLYTKPPIVQMIPDSLKSPNDQAKVEEVPKTFPLKWEEERKIEQPSKTQIPPDQPKDNAEDNEDRKETIIDLSLPSADENLVSNQVTYKPSDQQSLKNQYKNHRETYSEVHTKVPLKETLRLDSAPVRFTFNLENLQKNALSTERTTAARYPVYKSNGNKNAGLEIVYSTSITELPTTKSGTRGVTIDHGTSKTSHNVLSSNQWQYNAPPSSTLKPTMPSKFDKVPFLPTINTDLEDAKLGLPLLPAEAMSTDPKVAEAFVTTTERPTALYVTAVPTGATSKAKYSSTYSINSAGFRAVTPTGTTTMPMRPEVMDLLASIGLRPDNRSNVEDVYKKNKEIIENKLQIADTNGLQYNPVSSLSSTGPDPASILDQNTFNGPGSEIRKGVENLTPDVQLLFQRFGLQTSKLDQSTTSTERTTINFNDYTNFKPLPTSKVKDQEMKEFLARFGLGDGRKSKSMRGTTEAPSVIEAVPGSMRTVLENMGLIFTTARPAKNTPKAVRDMESTATSTYHVFKPHETKVGDERQRVKINELLDTVKLVQEGKADIQNVKKVANDLLEATRTLKDGPDPLKLEEIIKTYHEDVRNEIKRQQETETTTAGTTERTSTPSSSNATESVEATSDSENAATDQKDVATATTTEVTGSSSNLMALEESFGGTTSAPDVSLPPKRKSGLYFLVDWNTFLEVGEDEKEKVNLRFQPKVGDRTRFLPVTVP